Proteins co-encoded in one Halorussus vallis genomic window:
- a CDS encoding S8 family peptidase, translated as MVESKALMVGYNRRSFLKVSGAVLGGIAVGSTVTAAASSERFLVDAKKTSASAAEAAGLDVVYDLHEIDTLVVEGSESDVRSLGADYAPDALYSLDLPVEERAPITVEDAETAESASARDEPYYPLQWDKQAQNVPAAHEITQGEGTRVAIIDSGVTASHPDLEHAVNEELSRNFSGDGLGAGGPYGGYHGTHVAGIVAANDDNEVGVVGTAPETELVDCRVFPYHDEGASFASIVAALVYSARIDSDAANLSLGAYPVPKTETKELFGKTIKRATHFARKQGTLVVVAAGNDAADLQHDGNLVSVPAEASNVVSVSATGPIGFNWGADGLESPTYTPAVYTNYGTNAIDVAAPGGNYDPEAYTNETPGWYFDLVLNTVGLYTEFDEDGVPLEESLSTDYSWVAGTSMAAPQVAGIAALVRSQNPDYHAKAVRKAIRESATVPEEFDKSYYGAGVVDAFDALE; from the coding sequence ATGGTTGAGTCGAAAGCACTCATGGTCGGTTACAACAGACGGTCGTTCCTGAAGGTGAGCGGCGCAGTACTAGGTGGAATCGCGGTCGGCAGCACGGTCACCGCCGCGGCGTCGAGCGAGCGCTTCCTCGTCGACGCGAAGAAGACCTCGGCGTCGGCCGCCGAAGCGGCGGGACTCGACGTCGTCTACGACCTGCACGAGATCGACACGCTGGTCGTCGAGGGGAGCGAGTCCGACGTACGGTCGCTCGGGGCCGACTACGCGCCGGACGCGCTCTACTCGCTCGACCTGCCCGTCGAGGAGCGGGCGCCCATCACGGTGGAAGACGCCGAAACCGCGGAGTCGGCGTCGGCCCGCGACGAACCGTACTACCCGCTCCAGTGGGACAAGCAGGCCCAGAATGTCCCCGCGGCCCACGAGATAACTCAGGGCGAGGGGACGCGCGTGGCCATCATCGACAGTGGCGTCACCGCCTCGCACCCGGACCTCGAACACGCGGTGAACGAGGAACTGTCGCGGAACTTTAGCGGCGACGGCCTCGGCGCCGGGGGTCCGTACGGCGGCTACCACGGCACGCACGTCGCGGGTATCGTCGCCGCCAACGACGACAACGAGGTGGGTGTCGTCGGCACCGCGCCCGAAACCGAACTGGTAGACTGTCGGGTCTTCCCGTACCACGACGAGGGCGCGTCGTTCGCCAGCATCGTGGCGGCGCTCGTCTACAGCGCGCGAATCGACAGCGACGCGGCCAACCTCAGCCTCGGCGCGTACCCGGTTCCGAAGACCGAAACCAAGGAGCTGTTCGGCAAGACCATCAAGCGGGCGACCCACTTCGCGCGCAAGCAGGGGACGCTGGTCGTCGTCGCGGCCGGCAACGACGCCGCCGACCTCCAGCACGACGGCAACCTCGTCAGCGTGCCCGCCGAGGCGTCCAACGTGGTGTCGGTCAGCGCCACCGGTCCCATCGGGTTCAACTGGGGCGCAGACGGCCTCGAAAGCCCGACCTACACGCCCGCGGTCTACACGAACTACGGCACGAACGCCATCGACGTGGCCGCGCCCGGCGGGAACTACGACCCCGAGGCGTACACGAACGAGACACCCGGATGGTACTTCGACCTCGTGTTGAACACCGTCGGCCTGTACACGGAGTTCGACGAGGACGGCGTACCTCTCGAAGAGAGCCTGAGCACCGACTACAGTTGGGTCGCGGGGACGTCGATGGCCGCCCCACAGGTCGCGGGCATCGCGGCGCTCGTCCGGAGCCAGAACCCCGACTACCACGCCAAGGCGGTCCGGAAGGCGATTCGCGAGAGCGCGACCGTGCCCGAGGAGTTCGACAAGTCGTACTACGGCGCGGGCGTCGTCGACGCGTTCGACGCACTCGAATAA
- a CDS encoding MMPL family transporter yields MNGSDLFAAVTKHSRAVIAALLVLTVLVGAGAPMVEQSSSLDQFQSDSTAAKKLDYANANFTSGRENTTTVQLIIRGDDVLSKQSLVQSLEMQQALRTNRTINRTLVNDTPTMGIANVLATAAMRQEQAAQLRAQGAQLKRKQAQLNATTTRLSDLLNRTRELQRRYDQLNRSHAQGQVNNSTYRQRSTQLRQEFRKVNAQAGQLLTDQQAQRFGNLMDQTRKLQGRLDALNASYQAGQINQSTYQQRAESIRQGFQQLYQRGLPGILREEYAQLQQMGKQLRQDRAAFQNASQPSLDEQIEQLRSMNRSELNETITTVLSEGGNGGSSQAFAFMPTSYEPGSTQANATMVVAFQTQKGQTVQSMAGSRLVDSQLAMQQVAQQSMDAEVMVFGSGIISQETNQSMTDSIAIVGPLALVFVVLTLVIAYRDLIDIALGVFGIFAVLVWTFGFMGWAGITFNQIFIAVPVLLIGLSIDYAIHVFMRHREEREEHPDSDVRGSMKVALASVGVALVWVTATTVIGFMSNLVSPLPPIQDFGIVSSVGILAALVIFGGLIPALKVEIDGLLESRGFDRRKRAFGTGGGAIGSFLSVGAVAARKAPWVVIALTLVVSAAGGYGATQVDTSFAQEDFLAEDPPEWMKDLPEPFAPGTYTAKENLDYVNENFLRQDSQAQILVQGDVATGQALDKLQRAKTRAAETDVAVVLSNGEPRIQSPLSVMDQVAAQNRSFNATFAAADTDGDGVPDRNVAQVYDKLYEVAPSQAEGVIHREDGEYRAVRMVVSVKGGASSAEVTEQMREVAAVVEGPNLDATATGQPIVFEIVQQQLLETVIESLLITLGATFAFLMLVYRITEGSATLGAITLLPVAFSVSWILGTMYLLGMPFNVLTGMITSLTVGLGVAYSIHLSERYNVELERRDSMWDAMRTAVTGTGGALLGSAATTVGGFGVLAFAILPALQQFGIITGLTIVYAFLASVLVLPSLLVVWTRYLGPDVSESAGSSTVAANGGVNED; encoded by the coding sequence GTGAACGGGAGCGACCTCTTCGCGGCCGTCACGAAGCACAGTCGCGCCGTCATCGCCGCCCTGTTGGTGTTGACGGTGCTCGTCGGCGCGGGCGCACCGATGGTCGAACAGTCGTCGTCGCTCGACCAGTTCCAGAGCGACAGCACCGCCGCGAAGAAACTCGACTACGCGAACGCCAACTTCACCTCCGGACGCGAGAACACCACGACCGTCCAGTTGATAATCCGGGGCGACGACGTGCTCTCGAAACAGTCGCTCGTACAGAGCCTGGAGATGCAACAGGCGCTCCGAACGAACCGGACGATAAACCGGACCCTGGTGAACGACACGCCGACGATGGGCATCGCCAACGTCCTCGCCACGGCGGCGATGCGCCAGGAGCAGGCCGCCCAACTTCGTGCGCAGGGCGCGCAACTCAAGCGCAAGCAGGCCCAGCTAAACGCCACGACGACGAGGCTGAGCGACCTACTCAACCGGACCCGAGAGCTTCAGCGCCGGTACGACCAACTGAACCGGTCGCACGCGCAGGGGCAGGTCAACAACTCCACGTACCGCCAGCGCTCGACCCAACTCCGCCAGGAGTTCCGGAAGGTCAACGCGCAGGCGGGCCAACTGCTGACCGACCAGCAGGCCCAGCGCTTCGGGAATCTGATGGACCAGACCCGCAAGCTTCAGGGTCGGCTCGACGCGCTCAACGCCTCGTATCAGGCCGGGCAGATCAACCAGTCGACCTACCAACAGCGCGCCGAGTCGATTCGGCAGGGCTTCCAGCAGTTGTACCAGCGCGGCCTCCCGGGCATCCTCCGCGAGGAGTACGCCCAGTTGCAACAGATGGGCAAGCAGCTCCGGCAGGACCGGGCCGCGTTCCAGAACGCCTCTCAGCCCTCGCTCGACGAACAGATCGAACAGTTGCGCTCGATGAACCGTTCGGAGCTCAACGAAACCATCACGACGGTCCTCAGCGAGGGCGGTAATGGTGGGTCGAGCCAGGCGTTCGCGTTCATGCCGACCTCCTACGAACCGGGAAGCACGCAAGCGAACGCCACCATGGTCGTCGCCTTCCAGACCCAGAAGGGGCAGACGGTCCAGAGCATGGCCGGATCGCGGCTCGTCGACTCGCAGTTGGCGATGCAGCAGGTCGCCCAGCAATCGATGGACGCCGAGGTGATGGTGTTCGGGTCGGGCATCATCAGCCAGGAGACGAACCAGTCGATGACCGACAGCATCGCCATCGTCGGCCCGCTCGCGCTCGTGTTCGTCGTGCTGACGCTCGTCATCGCCTACCGCGACCTGATAGACATCGCGCTGGGCGTCTTCGGCATCTTCGCCGTGCTCGTCTGGACGTTCGGCTTCATGGGCTGGGCGGGCATCACGTTCAACCAGATCTTCATCGCGGTGCCGGTGTTGCTCATCGGCCTGTCAATCGACTACGCCATCCACGTGTTCATGCGCCACCGCGAGGAGCGCGAGGAACACCCCGACTCCGACGTTCGCGGGTCGATGAAGGTGGCGCTCGCCAGCGTGGGCGTCGCGCTCGTGTGGGTGACCGCGACGACGGTCATCGGCTTCATGTCGAACCTCGTCAGCCCCCTGCCGCCGATTCAGGACTTCGGTATCGTGAGTTCGGTCGGCATCCTCGCCGCGCTCGTCATCTTCGGCGGGTTGATTCCCGCGCTCAAGGTCGAGATCGACGGCCTGCTCGAATCGCGCGGCTTCGACCGGCGCAAGCGAGCGTTCGGGACCGGCGGTGGCGCAATCGGGTCGTTCCTCTCGGTCGGGGCGGTCGCCGCCCGGAAGGCTCCGTGGGTCGTCATCGCGCTCACGCTGGTCGTCAGCGCGGCCGGCGGCTACGGCGCGACCCAGGTCGACACGAGTTTCGCTCAGGAGGACTTCCTGGCCGAGGACCCGCCCGAGTGGATGAAGGACCTGCCCGAACCGTTCGCGCCGGGTACCTACACCGCCAAGGAGAACCTCGACTACGTCAACGAGAACTTCCTGCGACAGGACTCGCAGGCCCAGATTCTCGTACAGGGCGATGTCGCGACCGGGCAGGCGCTCGACAAACTCCAGCGGGCGAAAACGCGGGCGGCCGAAACCGACGTCGCGGTCGTCCTCTCGAACGGCGAACCCCGGATTCAAAGCCCGCTGTCGGTGATGGACCAGGTCGCCGCGCAGAACCGGTCGTTCAACGCGACGTTCGCCGCCGCCGACACCGACGGCGACGGCGTGCCCGACCGGAACGTCGCGCAGGTCTACGACAAACTGTACGAGGTCGCGCCGAGCCAGGCCGAAGGCGTCATCCACCGCGAGGACGGGGAGTACCGGGCGGTTCGGATGGTCGTCTCCGTGAAGGGCGGGGCGAGTTCCGCCGAGGTGACCGAGCAGATGCGCGAGGTGGCCGCGGTCGTCGAGGGGCCGAACCTCGACGCGACCGCGACCGGCCAGCCCATCGTGTTCGAAATCGTCCAACAGCAACTGCTGGAGACGGTCATCGAGAGCCTGCTCATCACGCTCGGCGCGACGTTCGCGTTCTTGATGCTCGTCTACCGCATCACCGAGGGCTCCGCGACGCTCGGGGCCATCACCTTGCTCCCGGTCGCGTTCAGCGTCTCGTGGATTCTGGGCACGATGTACCTGCTCGGGATGCCGTTCAACGTCCTGACGGGGATGATCACCAGCCTCACGGTCGGGCTGGGCGTCGCCTACAGCATCCACTTGAGCGAGCGCTACAACGTCGAACTCGAACGGCGCGACTCGATGTGGGACGCGATGCGCACCGCGGTCACCGGCACGGGCGGCGCGCTCCTCGGGAGCGCGGCGACCACCGTCGGCGGCTTCGGCGTGCTGGCGTTCGCCATCCTGCCTGCGCTCCAGCAGTTCGGCATCATCACCGGGCTGACCATCGTCTACGCGTTCCTCGCCAGCGTGCTCGTGCTGCCGAGTCTGCTGGTCGTCTGGACGCGCTACCTCGGTCCCGACGTGAGCGAATCGGCGGGGTCAAGCACCGTCGCGGCGAACGGTGGGGTGAACGAAGACTGA
- a CDS encoding TrmB family transcriptional regulator, translating to MDENDAIEALENLGLSNYEAKVFTALQKLGTGTARDVHRVTDVPRSQVYGAAESLQERGLLEVQQSKPIQYRPVSLEAARSHLRGEFERTQERAFDYLETAREEYSGGEEKQEDIWTVHGDASIDGRVEQLLEEAEDRILVGFGRHSPLDDWLLDLLRERAESGVDVVLVTSDESFARRFEDGPIGVRTPPEPHVHDDEPIGRVIVVDGETVLLSVRGDLESAELDEETAIWSSQTGIAAVLIQLIESGLGESASD from the coding sequence ATGGACGAGAACGACGCCATCGAGGCCCTCGAGAACCTGGGCCTGTCGAACTACGAGGCGAAGGTGTTCACCGCGCTCCAGAAACTCGGCACCGGCACCGCCCGGGACGTCCACCGGGTGACCGACGTGCCCCGCTCGCAGGTGTACGGCGCGGCCGAGTCGCTCCAGGAGCGGGGTCTGCTGGAGGTCCAGCAGTCCAAGCCCATCCAGTACCGGCCGGTGAGCCTCGAAGCCGCCCGGTCGCACCTCCGCGGGGAGTTCGAGCGTACCCAGGAGCGGGCGTTCGACTACCTCGAAACCGCCCGCGAGGAGTACAGCGGCGGCGAGGAGAAACAGGAGGATATCTGGACGGTCCACGGCGACGCGAGCATCGACGGTCGGGTCGAACAGTTGCTCGAAGAGGCCGAAGACCGCATTCTCGTCGGGTTCGGCCGCCACTCGCCGCTCGACGACTGGTTGCTGGACCTGTTGCGCGAGCGGGCCGAGTCGGGCGTAGACGTCGTACTCGTCACGTCGGACGAGTCGTTCGCCCGGCGGTTCGAGGACGGCCCTATCGGCGTCCGGACGCCCCCGGAGCCCCACGTCCACGACGACGAGCCCATCGGCCGGGTGATCGTCGTCGACGGCGAGACGGTCCTCCTTTCCGTCCGGGGCGACCTGGAGTCGGCCGAACTCGACGAGGAGACCGCCATCTGGTCGTCCCAGACCGGCATCGCGGCGGTGCTCATCCAACTCATCGAGAGCGGACTCGGCGAGTCGGCGTCGGACTGA
- a CDS encoding DUF7544 domain-containing protein — protein sequence MSWYAVDALGDAFEATRDLLTPLSAGQWLKLALVVFFLGGTGGTGGPSASAGSSTGSAPADFPGGVQPSVPTETLFPILVGVFVVALLFGLAYALVGSIMEFVFVESLRRERVRVRGYADQHFGHGLRLFAFRVVLGLLVAVPALGAALTALSFFGDGLPRAAVGLLVVLVPLFVVLAVFVAVADGFTTNFVVPVMILRNVGVLDGWRAFWPTLTAEWRQYAVFVLVRFVLALAVGLVAAIVGGVVGAILLAPLAILGFIAIPLFGGAAGILSNPVALGGAALLLFGYGLVLTAALSVALVPVQVYLRYHALLVLGDTDADHDAIPELRRAIREGRGRRG from the coding sequence ATGTCGTGGTACGCCGTCGATGCGTTGGGTGACGCTTTCGAGGCGACGAGGGATTTGCTCACGCCGCTGTCGGCCGGTCAGTGGCTGAAGCTCGCGCTCGTCGTCTTCTTCCTGGGCGGAACCGGCGGCACCGGCGGCCCCTCGGCGTCGGCCGGAAGTTCGACCGGGAGCGCCCCCGCGGACTTCCCCGGCGGCGTCCAACCGTCCGTCCCGACCGAGACGCTGTTTCCGATTCTGGTCGGCGTGTTCGTCGTCGCGCTCCTGTTCGGCCTGGCGTACGCGCTCGTCGGCTCCATCATGGAGTTCGTCTTCGTCGAGTCGCTACGCCGCGAGCGCGTCCGGGTTCGGGGGTACGCGGACCAGCACTTCGGGCACGGTCTCCGACTGTTCGCGTTCCGGGTCGTCCTCGGACTGCTGGTCGCGGTGCCGGCGCTCGGCGCGGCGCTGACCGCCCTGTCGTTCTTCGGCGACGGACTGCCCCGCGCCGCGGTCGGCCTGCTGGTCGTCCTGGTCCCGCTGTTCGTCGTGCTGGCGGTCTTCGTCGCCGTCGCCGACGGCTTCACCACCAACTTCGTCGTGCCGGTGATGATACTCCGGAACGTCGGCGTGCTCGACGGCTGGCGGGCGTTCTGGCCGACGCTGACCGCCGAGTGGCGCCAGTACGCCGTCTTCGTCTTGGTGCGGTTCGTGCTCGCGCTCGCGGTGGGACTGGTGGCGGCCATCGTCGGCGGCGTCGTCGGCGCGATACTGCTGGCCCCGTTGGCGATTCTGGGCTTCATCGCGATTCCGCTGTTCGGCGGGGCGGCGGGAATCCTCTCGAACCCAGTCGCGCTCGGCGGGGCGGCGCTCCTGCTGTTCGGCTACGGACTGGTGTTGACCGCCGCGCTGTCGGTCGCGCTGGTGCCCGTGCAGGTCTACCTCCGGTACCACGCCCTGCTCGTGCTCGGAGACACCGACGCCGACCACGACGCGATTCCGGAACTCCGCCGGGCGATACGCGAAGGTCGGGGCCGCCGCGGGTGA
- a CDS encoding DUF7552 domain-containing protein, with translation MADHLDDSHRRIADLAAPDGAYAVVDADTGERPVPLKGKSFPSPDAAETALDLAREYRAALREWGSNLPERRLVACETTGDLPSLDRFEDETERRRRDGPGRRAARRERRAARPKEFVTLDGDGDDEWLRIAGAPLVRIRRDGKPVDDDAVARQLRSASRRLRSNR, from the coding sequence ATGGCCGACCACCTCGACGACTCCCACCGACGAATCGCCGACCTCGCCGCCCCCGACGGTGCGTACGCCGTCGTCGACGCAGACACCGGCGAGCGCCCCGTTCCGCTGAAGGGCAAGTCGTTCCCCTCCCCCGACGCCGCCGAAACCGCGCTCGACCTCGCCCGCGAGTACCGCGCGGCGCTCCGCGAGTGGGGTTCGAACCTCCCCGAACGCCGCCTCGTCGCCTGCGAGACGACCGGCGACCTCCCGTCGCTCGACCGCTTCGAGGACGAGACGGAACGGCGACGGCGGGACGGACCCGGACGGCGCGCCGCGCGTCGCGAGCGACGCGCGGCGCGCCCGAAGGAGTTCGTGACGCTCGACGGCGACGGCGACGACGAGTGGCTTCGAATCGCCGGCGCGCCGCTCGTCCGAATTCGCCGGGACGGCAAACCGGTCGACGACGACGCCGTCGCGCGCCAACTCCGCTCGGCGTCGCGTCGACTTCGTTCGAACCGATAG
- a CDS encoding DUF7260 family protein, with translation MSVELRTQAAMERCETEREETEAKAAAFEAFAERVADAPVESGGAGSGGALSGGTPSGGGPAAGALSVHATGTSSNGVDVVRSAFRETVLPHADADGVTAAMADELSTDLAAAFSPAANGLPRESKRTLLERVDERRSECRLLVAAVDAERERLDEFAAELDAVTGWLAEADETSLLRLGFEDLRARHDRLASFRETCDELARERQAELRGTRNSGLKGIRKRELVDALYGNFPDDHPVLADLARLADLLADCQRAVRRHLCARA, from the coding sequence ATGAGCGTCGAACTCCGGACCCAGGCCGCGATGGAGCGTTGCGAAACTGAGCGCGAAGAAACCGAGGCGAAGGCGGCCGCCTTCGAGGCGTTCGCCGAGCGAGTCGCCGACGCCCCCGTCGAATCCGGCGGCGCGGGTTCGGGCGGCGCGCTCTCGGGCGGCACACCCTCGGGTGGCGGCCCCGCCGCCGGCGCGCTCTCCGTCCACGCGACCGGTACGTCCTCGAACGGCGTCGATGTCGTCCGGAGCGCCTTCCGAGAAACCGTCCTCCCGCACGCCGACGCCGACGGCGTGACGGCGGCGATGGCCGACGAGCTATCGACCGACCTCGCGGCGGCGTTCTCCCCGGCCGCCAACGGACTCCCGCGGGAGTCGAAGCGCACGCTCCTCGAACGCGTCGACGAACGCCGCTCGGAGTGTCGCCTCCTCGTCGCCGCCGTCGACGCCGAGCGCGAGCGACTCGACGAGTTCGCCGCCGAACTCGACGCCGTCACCGGGTGGCTCGCCGAGGCCGACGAGACGTCGCTCCTCCGGTTGGGGTTCGAGGACCTGCGCGCCCGCCACGACCGACTCGCGTCGTTCCGCGAAACCTGCGACGAACTCGCCCGCGAACGGCAGGCCGAACTCCGAGGGACGCGCAACTCCGGGCTCAAGGGCATCAGAAAGCGCGAGCTCGTCGACGCGCTGTACGGCAACTTCCCCGACGACCACCCGGTGCTGGCCGACCTCGCGCGACTCGCCGACCTGCTGGCCGACTGCCAGCGGGCGGTCCGGCGCCACCTCTGCGCGCGGGCGTGA
- a CDS encoding DUF7552 domain-containing protein, which yields MSACPSDLRDRIAELAAEDGEFYLACPETGDRPTPVADHRFPTERAADEAADLATEYRTALREADPDLPERSLVVYEVESDPLRMVATRERAPGQRANGLPRSSRTVTLSGDDEREWLRMDNAPLVHVRRDGEPLPDDAVSRQLDSKL from the coding sequence ATGTCCGCCTGCCCGAGCGACCTCCGCGACCGGATCGCCGAACTCGCCGCCGAGGACGGCGAGTTCTACCTCGCCTGCCCCGAAACCGGCGACCGACCGACGCCCGTGGCCGACCACCGGTTCCCGACCGAACGCGCTGCGGACGAAGCGGCCGACCTGGCGACCGAGTACCGGACCGCCCTGCGCGAAGCGGACCCCGACCTCCCCGAGCGCAGCCTCGTCGTCTACGAGGTCGAGAGCGACCCGCTCCGGATGGTCGCCACGCGCGAGCGCGCACCCGGCCAGCGTGCGAACGGACTGCCGCGGTCGTCGCGGACCGTCACACTCTCGGGCGATGACGAGCGCGAGTGGCTCCGGATGGACAACGCGCCGCTGGTCCACGTCCGGCGGGACGGCGAACCGCTCCCGGACGACGCGGTGTCGCGCCAGTTGGACTCGAAGCTATGA
- a CDS encoding thioredoxin family protein, with the protein MADGEETDRDLSNVRDRKKRALMAEHGLGAPPAPVYVDGSQNFERTVNAHEVVLVHYYAGRGAGQRLHPIVESVARETFAAVAKVNVVQLQKLALDNGVEGTPTFDLYVGGERQERREGALTKAELVTLIAEYGE; encoded by the coding sequence ATGGCCGACGGCGAGGAAACTGACCGGGACCTCTCGAACGTCCGCGACCGGAAGAAGCGCGCGCTGATGGCCGAACACGGACTGGGCGCGCCGCCCGCACCCGTCTACGTGGACGGGTCGCAGAACTTCGAGCGCACGGTGAACGCCCACGAGGTGGTGTTGGTCCACTACTACGCCGGGCGCGGGGCGGGCCAGCGACTCCACCCCATCGTCGAGTCTGTCGCGCGCGAGACGTTCGCGGCGGTGGCGAAGGTGAACGTGGTGCAACTCCAGAAACTCGCGCTGGACAACGGCGTCGAGGGGACGCCGACGTTCGACCTGTACGTCGGCGGCGAGCGCCAAGAACGCCGAGAGGGCGCCCTGACGAAAGCCGAACTGGTGACCCTGATAGCGGAGTACGGCGAGTAA
- a CDS encoding DEAD/DEAH box helicase, translated as MDETIDWLRGRPYYDGQVEAHRTLPGRDGEFRDLSLEPRLESALADRGIESLYAHQADAVGAVRDGENVVVATPTASGKSLAYTVPAFERAMDHGGRTLYIAPQNALINDQEETLSELARDLGFGSRVSVAQYTGRLNKSEKRAVRNRQPTVVLSTPDMLHYALLPHSYRLWDWFFKGLETVVLDEVHEYRGVFGSHVALVLRRLRRVCERYDADPDFVCCSATIGNPVEHAANVTGCEPSSFRLVDEDVSDAGPKHWLLWNPPEYENPQAGTSGRRKSNHGETKRVFADLVSKGHQTLTFTRARQAAERYAMESADELRRRGRGDLAPDVTAYQAALGDDRRGEIEDGLHDGGIRGVWSTNALELGVDIGGLDAVLLDGYPGTRMAAFQQAGRAGRGDDPSLVVLVGGEDQLDQYLLANPEDFFDGSPERAVVNPENEELLPAHVRSAAQETWLKPDDERYFGESFPDLVADLEEAGELERRNTPQGVRWTYDGGGSPQHEMSLRTIDDREINLVDRRNGETISTLAFDDALTDAHPGAIYYHQGQTYEVVDLDLAKEIAELTPTWADYYTKVLHEKTITVEEDLREKTLSTRDDVTVRFAEVTMRKQITGFERKDQSNGETLARESLELPETTLRTKALYFTVPGDVEDEMRERGDFPGGIHAAEHGMISLFPLELLCDRGDIGGVSTPLHPHTGQSTIFIYDGYPGGVGFTREGYETVEDLMDETARMIAACDCEEAGGCPACVQSPHCGNANDPLDKHTARYLLEELLDIDATAERESANAD; from the coding sequence GTGGACGAGACCATCGACTGGCTTCGCGGCCGGCCCTACTACGACGGGCAGGTCGAAGCCCACCGGACCCTCCCCGGTCGCGACGGCGAGTTTCGGGACCTCTCGCTGGAACCGCGACTGGAGTCGGCGCTGGCCGACCGCGGCATCGAATCGCTGTACGCCCACCAGGCCGACGCCGTCGGGGCGGTCCGGGACGGCGAGAACGTCGTCGTCGCCACCCCGACCGCCAGCGGCAAGAGCCTCGCGTACACCGTGCCGGCGTTCGAGCGCGCGATGGACCACGGCGGTCGCACCCTCTACATCGCACCCCAGAACGCGCTCATCAACGACCAGGAGGAGACCCTCTCCGAACTCGCCCGCGACCTGGGGTTCGGCAGTCGCGTCTCGGTCGCCCAGTACACCGGTCGACTGAACAAGTCCGAGAAGCGCGCGGTCCGGAATCGCCAGCCAACGGTCGTCCTCTCGACGCCCGATATGCTCCACTACGCGCTGTTGCCCCACTCCTACCGGCTCTGGGACTGGTTCTTCAAGGGCCTCGAAACAGTGGTGCTCGACGAGGTCCACGAGTACCGCGGCGTCTTCGGCAGCCACGTCGCGCTGGTTCTGCGGCGCCTCCGGCGGGTCTGCGAGCGGTACGACGCCGACCCCGACTTCGTCTGCTGTTCGGCGACCATCGGCAATCCGGTCGAACACGCGGCGAACGTCACCGGGTGCGAGCCCTCGTCGTTCCGCCTCGTCGACGAGGACGTGAGCGACGCCGGCCCGAAACACTGGCTACTGTGGAACCCGCCGGAGTACGAGAACCCCCAGGCCGGGACCAGCGGCCGGCGCAAGTCCAACCACGGCGAAACCAAGCGCGTCTTCGCCGACCTGGTGAGCAAGGGCCACCAGACGCTGACGTTCACGCGGGCGCGACAGGCCGCCGAGCGCTACGCCATGGAGAGCGCCGACGAACTCCGCCGACGGGGCCGCGGCGACCTCGCGCCCGACGTGACGGCCTACCAGGCCGCGCTCGGCGACGACCGCCGGGGCGAAATCGAAGACGGACTCCACGACGGCGGGATTCGCGGCGTCTGGAGCACCAACGCGCTCGAACTCGGCGTGGACATCGGCGGCCTCGACGCGGTGTTGCTCGACGGTTACCCCGGAACCAGGATGGCCGCCTTCCAGCAGGCCGGCCGCGCCGGGCGGGGCGACGACCCGAGCCTCGTCGTCCTCGTGGGCGGCGAGGACCAACTCGACCAGTACCTGCTGGCGAACCCCGAGGACTTCTTCGACGGGTCGCCCGAGCGCGCGGTCGTCAACCCCGAGAACGAGGAACTGCTCCCGGCCCACGTCCGTTCCGCGGCCCAGGAGACGTGGCTCAAACCCGACGACGAGCGCTACTTCGGCGAGTCGTTCCCGGACCTCGTCGCCGACCTGGAGGAGGCGGGCGAACTCGAACGCAGGAACACGCCGCAGGGCGTCCGCTGGACCTACGACGGCGGCGGGAGTCCCCAGCACGAGATGAGCCTGCGGACCATCGACGACCGCGAGATCAACCTGGTCGACAGACGGAACGGCGAAACCATCTCGACGCTGGCGTTCGACGACGCGCTCACCGACGCCCACCCGGGCGCCATCTACTACCACCAGGGCCAGACCTACGAGGTCGTGGACCTCGACCTCGCCAAGGAGATAGCCGAACTCACCCCGACGTGGGCCGACTACTACACGAAGGTGCTCCACGAGAAGACCATCACGGTCGAGGAGGACCTCCGGGAGAAGACGCTCTCGACCCGCGACGACGTGACGGTGCGCTTCGCCGAGGTGACGATGCGCAAGCAGATCACCGGCTTCGAGCGCAAGGACCAGTCGAACGGCGAGACGCTGGCCCGCGAGTCGCTCGAACTGCCGGAGACGACCCTCCGGACGAAGGCGCTGTACTTCACGGTGCCCGGCGACGTCGAGGACGAGATGCGCGAGCGCGGCGACTTCCCCGGCGGCATCCACGCTGCCGAGCACGGGATGATTTCGCTGTTCCCGCTCGAACTCCTCTGTGACCGCGGCGACATCGGCGGCGTCTCGACGCCCCTGCACCCCCACACCGGCCAGAGCACCATCTTCATCTACGACGGCTACCCTGGCGGCGTGGGGTTCACCCGCGAGGGCTACGAGACGGTCGAGGACCTGATGGACGAGACGGCCCGGATGATAGCCGCCTGCGACTGCGAGGAGGCCGGGGGCTGTCCGGCCTGCGTCCAGTCGCCCCACTGCGGGAACGCCAACGACCCCCTCGACAAACACACCGCCCGGTACCTGCTCGAAGAACTTCTGGACATCGACGCGACGGCCGAGCGGGAATCGGCAAACGCCGACTGA